From a single candidate division KSB1 bacterium genomic region:
- a CDS encoding DUF4115 domain-containing protein: MTEIGEKLKAARTSKGLQLAEIANRTRINPAYLKSMEEGRFDFLPKPIVIGFLKTFAREVGLDGNALALELQQPPPAAPVMEMPARQAATTQVSTPAKSAEPALVMPRPGFPFLKEVVIGLGVLALMALLLYVVAQRPQEPEVRDLPATEQTQPPARDKTVQEISLAQMAAEAAQQTQPDSTVAPKPVQVTLQAKIKERVWLQVTVDDSLTTDSIYPPGMPQSWTARRSFRIRMGNAGAATFVLEGKDLGVIGPAGQVADLVITPAGIIEKRLRRPQRSRNERQIPEVRIHPN, encoded by the coding sequence ATGACGGAAATCGGTGAAAAACTCAAAGCCGCGCGCACCAGCAAGGGTTTACAACTCGCAGAGATCGCCAACCGCACGCGCATCAATCCGGCTTACTTGAAAAGCATGGAAGAAGGCCGTTTCGATTTTCTGCCCAAACCCATTGTGATTGGTTTCTTGAAGACGTTTGCCCGGGAAGTGGGACTCGATGGCAATGCCCTGGCGCTGGAACTGCAACAGCCGCCGCCGGCGGCACCGGTCATGGAAATGCCGGCGCGACAGGCTGCGACCACCCAGGTTTCCACGCCCGCCAAATCCGCCGAGCCCGCTCTGGTCATGCCGCGGCCGGGTTTCCCATTTCTCAAGGAAGTGGTGATCGGTCTTGGGGTGCTGGCGCTGATGGCCCTGCTGCTTTATGTGGTGGCGCAGCGGCCGCAGGAACCGGAAGTGCGGGATCTGCCGGCGACAGAACAAACCCAGCCGCCGGCGCGCGACAAGACTGTGCAGGAAATCTCGCTTGCACAGATGGCGGCTGAGGCGGCACAGCAGACGCAGCCGGATTCCACCGTGGCGCCCAAACCGGTGCAGGTCACCTTGCAGGCAAAGATCAAAGAGCGGGTTTGGCTGCAGGTGACAGTCGATGATTCTTTGACAACGGACTCCATCTATCCGCCCGGCATGCCGCAAAGCTGGACGGCCAGGCGCAGCTTCCGCATTCGCATGGGCAATGCCGGCGCCGCCACCTTTGTACTCGAGGGCAAGGATTTGGGCGTAATCGGGCCGGCGGGGCAGGTGGCGGATCTCGTGATCACACCGGCCGGCATCATCGAGAAACGACTGCGCCGGCCGCAGCGCAGCCGCAACGAGCGCCAGATTCCCGAAGTGCGCATTCACCCGAACTGA
- a CDS encoding Maf family protein, with translation MNFPLAMPNKPVILASASPRRAELLRKIGLDFEVHPSHIDEEDGVYHLHPAEMVVELARRKALAVADRYDSALVIGADTTVVLEGVVLGKPATPEEAAAMLARLAGRTHEVYTGFAIVDRPTGRLARGVEKTEVTFRPLRPEEIAAYVASGAPMDKAGAYGIQDFSAVFVERIAGCFYNVVGFPLTRFYRTLQEFCESLAQVTA, from the coding sequence ATGAATTTCCCGCTGGCCATGCCCAACAAGCCCGTCATTCTCGCCTCCGCCTCCCCGCGCCGCGCCGAGCTGCTGCGCAAGATTGGATTGGACTTTGAAGTTCATCCCAGTCACATCGACGAGGAGGATGGCGTCTATCATTTGCATCCGGCGGAAATGGTAGTGGAGCTGGCGCGGCGCAAGGCGCTGGCCGTGGCCGACCGGTATGATTCCGCACTGGTGATCGGCGCAGATACCACGGTGGTGCTCGAGGGTGTTGTGCTGGGCAAGCCCGCGACACCGGAGGAGGCGGCAGCGATGCTGGCCCGCCTCGCCGGCCGCACCCACGAGGTCTACACCGGCTTCGCCATTGTGGACCGACCCACCGGCCGGCTGGCCCGGGGCGTCGAAAAAACCGAGGTCACTTTTCGGCCTTTGCGGCCGGAGGAGATCGCAGCTTACGTGGCCAGCGGCGCACCCATGGACAAGGCCGGGGCGTATGGCATTCAGGATTTCAGCGCGGTCTTCGTCGAGCGCATCGCCGGCTGCTTCTACAACGTCGTGGGCTTTCCGCTGACGCGCTTCTACCGAACCCTGCAGGAATTTTGTGAGAGCTTGGCACAGGTGACGGCATGA
- the dtd gene encoding D-aminoacyl-tRNA deacylase — translation MRALLQRVKKGSVKVNGRVVGAIEQGLVILLGVARNDTIADAVYLADKCVNLRIFEDENSHFNHSLLETGGGVLVVSQFTLYGDTRKGRRPGFEEAARPEQAEPLYRAFIQELQRHGLTVAEGVFGAMMLVEIHNDGPVTFLVESKPKNDKSSAA, via the coding sequence ATGCGGGCACTTCTCCAACGTGTAAAAAAAGGCTCGGTCAAAGTCAACGGCCGGGTTGTTGGCGCGATTGAGCAGGGTCTGGTGATTCTCCTGGGCGTTGCCCGGAATGACACCATTGCGGATGCGGTTTATCTCGCCGACAAATGCGTGAACCTGCGCATTTTCGAGGACGAGAACAGCCATTTCAATCACTCCCTGCTGGAGACGGGCGGCGGCGTGCTGGTGGTGTCGCAGTTCACACTTTATGGCGATACCCGCAAAGGGCGGCGGCCGGGCTTCGAAGAAGCGGCTCGCCCGGAGCAGGCGGAGCCGCTCTACCGTGCTTTCATCCAAGAGTTGCAGCGTCACGGTCTGACCGTGGCGGAGGGCGTGTTTGGCGCCATGATGCTGGTTGAGATTCACAATGACGGCCCGGTGACGTTCCTGGTCGAATCCAAACCCAAAAACGACAAAAGTTCCGCGGCATGA
- a CDS encoding geranylgeranylglycerol-phosphate geranylgeranyltransferase, with amino-acid sequence MTDPAAAILITRPVNVAIAGLSILLAAGLVRPFVFSGPVVCAMLAGMLITAGANVINDYYDLAIDRINKPGRMLPAGRMSPAGARRYAIFLFACGVIFSIFASLFGAVIALITSLLLVAYSRWFKRQPVIGNLTVSLATALSFIFGALAAGEGAMALQHTHLPLGSWRPGIFPAVFSFLFHFGREVIKDIEDQAGDHAAGARTLPLAFGLRPAQLIASSAFIILAGVVWLPHLTGMYRPPYLWIILAGVYPAIAFALWQLWQNPDVRRMRLTSRVLKADMLVGLLAIYAGTDGLLP; translated from the coding sequence ATGACAGATCCCGCTGCCGCGATTTTGATAACCCGCCCGGTCAATGTGGCAATCGCCGGACTTTCGATTTTGCTGGCCGCCGGGCTGGTGCGGCCCTTTGTTTTCAGCGGCCCTGTCGTGTGTGCCATGCTTGCCGGCATGCTGATCACCGCCGGCGCCAATGTCATCAACGATTACTATGATCTTGCCATCGATCGCATCAACAAACCCGGCCGCATGCTGCCGGCCGGCCGCATGTCGCCCGCCGGCGCCCGGCGCTACGCGATATTTCTGTTTGCTTGCGGCGTAATTTTTAGTATATTTGCCAGCCTTTTTGGCGCGGTGATTGCGTTGATCACCAGCCTGCTGCTCGTCGCGTACAGCCGCTGGTTCAAACGTCAGCCCGTGATCGGCAATCTGACGGTTAGTTTGGCTACGGCGTTGTCATTCATCTTCGGCGCGCTTGCCGCCGGGGAGGGGGCCATGGCGTTGCAGCACACGCACCTCCCGCTCGGCAGTTGGCGGCCAGGAATTTTTCCTGCCGTGTTTTCCTTCCTCTTCCACTTCGGCCGGGAAGTCATCAAGGACATCGAAGACCAGGCGGGAGATCACGCGGCCGGTGCCCGAACCCTGCCCCTGGCCTTTGGCCTGCGGCCGGCGCAACTCATCGCTTCATCTGCGTTCATCATCCTGGCTGGCGTCGTCTGGCTCCCGCACTTGACCGGCATGTATCGTCCGCCGTATTTGTGGATCATTCTGGCCGGCGTCTATCCGGCCATCGCTTTCGCCCTCTGGCAGCTCTGGCAAAATCCCGACGTCAGACGCATGCGCCTGACCAGCCGTGTGCTCAAGGCCGACATGCTGGTCGGCTTGCTGGCGATTTATGCGGGGACAGACGGTCTGTTACCCTAA